Proteins encoded by one window of Clostridium perfringens:
- a CDS encoding DedA family protein encodes MGFLESFVSFIVYLASTCGYVGIFILNMLEYACLPFPSEIVLPAIGASVASGKYSMIYALPISVIGGVVGP; translated from the coding sequence ATGGGGTTTTTAGAGAGCTTTGTTAGCTTTATAGTTTATTTGGCTAGCACTTGTGGATACGTAGGAATATTTATATTAAACATGCTTGAATATGCTTGTTTGCCATTTCCAAGTGAAATTGTATTACCTGCAATAGGTGCTAGTGTAGCAAGTGGTAAATATAGCATGATATATGCTTTGCCAATATCCGTTATAGGAGGCGTAGTTGGCCCCTAA
- a CDS encoding DUF5412 family protein, whose product MDQRSLEKKCKFNKRVILFTFLLTIATLIAIWISTFKYYYNEIKCNNVTMEKLPIGSFQEEYKSPNKKYTINSYICSSGGVPDWAVRCEVVNNISGEVRNIYWDYKIKLIDVKWINDNIVSINGHKIDVKNEVYDWRKI is encoded by the coding sequence GTGGACCAAAGAAGTTTAGAGAAAAAGTGTAAGTTCAATAAAAGGGTTATTCTATTTACATTTTTACTTACAATTGCTACATTAATAGCAATTTGGATTTCTACATTTAAGTATTATTACAATGAAATTAAATGCAATAATGTTACTATGGAGAAATTACCCATAGGAAGCTTTCAAGAAGAGTATAAATCTCCAAACAAAAAATATACTATTAATTCTTATATATGTAGTTCTGGAGGAGTACCTGATTGGGCCGTAAGATGTGAAGTGGTTAATAATATAAGTGGAGAAGTAAGAAATATATATTGGGATTATAAGATAAAATTAATTGATGTAAAATGGATTAATGATAATATAGTCTCAATAAATGGACATAAAATAGATGTTAAAAATGAGGTTTATGATTGGAGAAAAATATAA
- a CDS encoding DedA family protein translates to MYAGEKVISFAKRKHKKSKSIFEKIDRLFSRYGKITVFLARLLPFTRTYISLFAGAEKVNKIMFVIFSALGITIMDSFYLLLGYFAYDNKSFIEKALRHYSIALIIIIVIAIFSYYIYKNLKLKKLKKEN, encoded by the coding sequence ATGTATGCAGGAGAAAAAGTAATTTCATTTGCTAAGAGAAAGCATAAAAAAAGTAAATCTATATTTGAAAAAATAGATAGGTTATTTTCTAGGTATGGCAAAATAACAGTTTTCCTAGCTAGATTATTACCATTTACAAGAACATATATATCACTTTTTGCAGGAGCTGAGAAGGTTAATAAAATTATGTTTGTTATATTTTCAGCTTTAGGTATAACAATAATGGATAGTTTCTATCTTCTATTAGGATATTTTGCATATGATAATAAATCATTTATAGAAAAAGCTTTAAGACATTATTCAATAGCATTAATAATTATAATAGTAATAGCTATTTTTTCATATTATATTTATAAAAATCTAAAATTAAAGAAACTTAAAAAAGAGAATTAA